From Candidatus Thermoplasmatota archaeon:
CGTCCAGGATGTAGAACTCCGTGAACCTCTCTCCGACCCGCGGGACCGTGAGTGCGTACACGAGAACGCTGACAGCGACTATTATCGAGATCACGAGCGCGACGGTGAGCAGCCTGTCCAGCGTGGAGTACTCCTCCCACTCCGGGATGGCTAGGTCGACGGTGAGCGCGAGCCTCTCGTCGACCGGGAGACGCATCCTGCGCCAGTAGGCGGCCCCGCACATCAGGAGGATGAAGATGAAGATCGCCGCGACGGTTGTGGGCTCGAAGATCCCCCACGTGTAGTTGAGCAGAAGACCGAGCAGGGGGACGACGGCGATCGAGAGGCCGAAGCTGAGGGCGACCCGCTCTATCCAATCTATCTCCTTCCCGCTCGGGAACAGTGCCGCGATGAGGGCGTAGCCGGGAAGGAAGAGGATGAACAGCAGTCCGAGCACGACCCTGAGGGGCCCGCTCGCCGCCAGCGCGACGGCTATGACGAGAAGAATCGAGGATATGAGAATGACGAGAAGATCGTGTGGCTTTTCGCGGAAATGGATTCTCAAGTGCGGCCTCCAGTAGATGTTAGTATTTTTCTACGTTTATTTAGAACTATCGCGGAATCTGGGGAAAAAGGGCGAAACGGATATTAGGATACCGCACATTCAGTCACGTTCCTATGTGGAGGAAGGATTTGAGGAAAGGACAGGAACTGGTCTTGCCCATGGCCTTCTTAGCACTGGTGATCCTCGCGGAGGCCGCGCTCGCGTTCGGGAGCTTCTCGGCGGGGATAGTCATCCACCTGATGACGGTCTTTGCACTCATCGCCGTCTCCTCGGTCGTACACTCCCAGAAGCCCGAGATGTCGAGGCTGCTCGTCGCCCTGATATTGGTCCCGCTGATAAGGATATTCAGCCTCTCCACACCCTACTGGCCCTTCTCCGACACGCTCACTTGGCTGGCCGTGATAACCCTCCCGATGCTGGCGGCAGCCTTCTCCACGGTGCACGTTCTGAAGCTCAAGAGGTCGGACTACGGCCTCGTTCTCGGACCGTGGAAGCTGCTCCCCGTCCAATTGGGAATAATCCTTCTCGGCATCCCCCTGGGTCTCCTCGAGTACTACATCCTGGCACCGGACCCCTGGATCTCCGACCTCGCTCTGGGGAGCCTGATCTTGGGCGGGATCGTGATATTCTTCGGGACGGGACTCGCCGAGGAGCTCATCTTCAGGGGCATAATCCTCCACAATTCGTCGGCCGTGATGAGCTGGCCCGTGACTATAGTCTACGTCTCCACGATTTTCACGGCGATGCACCTGG
This genomic window contains:
- a CDS encoding DUF1616 domain-containing protein — its product is MRIHFREKPHDLLVILISSILLVIAVALAASGPLRVVLGLLFILFLPGYALIAALFPSGKEIDWIERVALSFGLSIAVVPLLGLLLNYTWGIFEPTTVAAIFIFILLMCGAAYWRRMRLPVDERLALTVDLAIPEWEEYSTLDRLLTVALVISIIVAVSVLVYALTVPRVGERFTEFYILDENGMAEDYPTSLNATENATVIIGVANHELANVSYTVRKDLVTIQWVYNTSSEKDEPVEISRVTLHEEIVILDHGDVWEASFNFSIADVGDYKLEFLLYRDGDMSEAYNSLHLWIDVH
- a CDS encoding CPBP family intramembrane metalloprotease, which translates into the protein MRKGQELVLPMAFLALVILAEAALAFGSFSAGIVIHLMTVFALIAVSSVVHSQKPEMSRLLVALILVPLIRIFSLSTPYWPFSDTLTWLAVITLPMLAAAFSTVHVLKLKRSDYGLVLGPWKLLPVQLGIILLGIPLGLLEYYILAPDPWISDLALGSLILGGIVIFFGTGLAEELIFRGIILHNSSAVMSWPVTIVYVSTIFTAMHLGFLSVLDLAYVFSVALFFAYAVYRTRTLVGVIGCHTLLNIVLYLIAPNVF